One part of the Nitrospira sp. genome encodes these proteins:
- the pyrR gene encoding bifunctional pyr operon transcriptional regulator/uracil phosphoribosyltransferase PyrR — protein MTTESTTDKRQERVVMDAGDIARAVTRIAHEILERNKGIQDLALVGIRTGGVHLAHRLVRRIHDIEGTQIPIGELDITLYRDDLSLRKDQPILRTTSVPFKISDLKVVLVDDVLFTGRTIRAAMDGLIDLGRPAEIQLAVLVDRGHRQLPIKANYIGKNIPTSRDEAIEVHLEENGEEDRVVILRA, from the coding sequence ATGACGACCGAATCCACCACCGACAAACGACAGGAACGGGTCGTGATGGACGCCGGCGACATCGCCCGCGCCGTGACCCGCATCGCCCATGAGATCCTGGAGCGCAACAAAGGCATTCAGGATCTGGCGCTGGTGGGCATCAGGACCGGGGGCGTGCACCTGGCCCATCGCCTTGTCCGCCGCATTCATGACATCGAGGGGACCCAGATCCCGATCGGCGAACTGGACATCACACTCTACCGGGACGACCTCTCGCTGCGGAAGGATCAACCGATCCTCCGGACCACCTCGGTCCCGTTTAAAATTTCCGATTTGAAAGTCGTGTTGGTCGACGACGTGCTCTTCACCGGCCGGACCATCAGGGCCGCCATGGACGGACTGATCGATCTGGGACGACCGGCGGAAATTCAACTGGCGGTGCTCGTCGATCGCGGCCATCGGCAGTTGCCCATCAAGGCGAATTACATCGGCAAGAACATTCCCACCTCGCGCGACGAGGCCATCGAGGTCCACCTCGAAGAAAACGGGGAAGAAGACCGCGTGGTCATCCTCAGGGCATAA